In the genome of Podospora pseudocomata strain CBS 415.72m chromosome 2 map unlocalized CBS415.72m_2.2, whole genome shotgun sequence, one region contains:
- the cdc1 gene encoding DNA polymerase delta small subunit Cdc1 (EggNog:ENOG503NVJ1; BUSCO:EOG09263CUU; COG:L) — MVKLEDIAGLGLLQAPPKTDFKNTDLERAPSNYKSLNTFALPKARQYQQQFADIYFLRLTKIKPAVEQIAHEAWDDTVLGGENAKKVERVLDVRQGELCWVAGTVYMDMPLKPSILEDVSKDRWISAPTSVGHYYSEDGKDQVMLEDDSGRIRLVGEPLKNYFLVTGCIIAVMGTENANGEFEVIDLKFADLPPQPPRWALSDKKPKSEDVSMVDVGSPSKKIAIISGLEFSGFSTAYSAELKVLREFLAAQALDPETQSNEQSKISRLIIAGNSIAEASSSDPHSNNPNTKTHAKKYGYDASSYNPAPSQLLDSFLNELLPSLPITLLPGANDPANISYPQQPIHSAMFPESRYYGPTPTHPDQAGWLDATTNPFESEIEGWRVLGTSGQNLDDICKYIEDPDRLGLMEAMCRWRCSAPTAPDTLWSYPFQDDEPFVMKECPHLYFVGSQPKFGSKVIEGPDGQMVRLVLVPKFSETKEVVLVDTETLDVSLVRLSAAS, encoded by the exons TTCCAACTACAAGTCACTCAATACATTTGCGCTGCCCAAAGCCCGACAATACCAACAACAGTTTGCCGATATATACTTCCTACGCCTGACCAAGATCAAACCTGCTGTGGAACAGATCGCTCACGAAGCATGGGATGATACAGTGCTGGGAGGTGAAAATGCAAAGAAGGTCGAGCGGGTTCTCGATGTGCGCCAGGGAGAGCTGTGCTGGGTGGCAGGGACGGTCTACATGGACATGCCCCTGAAGCCAAGTATTCTCGAGGACGTGTCCAAAGAC CGCTGGATTTCAGCCCCGACCTCTGTCGGCCACTACTACTCGGAAGATGGCAAGGACCAAGTCATGCTCGAAGACGACTCCGGTCGCATCAGACTCGTTGGCGAACCCCTCAAGAACTACTTCCTGGTGACTGGCTGCATCATCGCCGTCATGGGTACAGAGAATGCCAACGGTGAATTCGAAGTGATTGATCTCAAGTTTGCCGaccttccaccacaaccaccacggTGGGCCCTGTCCGACAAGAAACCCAAATCTGAAGATGTCTCcatggttgatgttggttCTCCCTCCAAAAAGATCGCCATCATATCAGGCCTTGAGTTCTCGGGATTTTCTACAGCCTACAGTGCCGAGTTGAAAGTCCTGAGAGAATTCCTTGCTGCCCAAGCCCTCGACCCAGAGACACAATCCAACGAACAATCCAAGATCTCTCGCCTGATAATAGCAGGCAACTCCATCGCCGAAGCCAGTTCCTCAGACCCTcactccaacaaccccaacaccaagacacACGCCAAGAAATACGGCTACGACGCCTCCTCATACAATCCCGCCCCGTCGCAACTCCTCGactccttcctcaacgaGCTTCTCCCTAGCTTACCAATAACCCTGCTCCCTGGCGCCAACGACCCCGCCAACATCTCTtatcctcaacaaccaatcCACTCTGCCATGTTCCCCGAGTCCAGGTATTATGGCCCAACACCTACCCATCCTGACCAGGCAGGGTGGCTAGAcgcaacaaccaacccattcGAATCAGAAATTGAAGGCTGGCGCGTGCTGGGCACTTCTGGTCAGAACCTGGATGACATCTGCAAGTACATCGAGGACCCAGATCGCCTCGGCCTGATGGAGGCCATGTGCAGGTGGAGGTGTTCTGCCCCTACCGCCCCAGATACACTCTGGTCATATCCATTCCAGGATGACGAGCCATTCGTCATGAAGGAGTGCCCACACTTGTACTTTGTGGGTTCGCAGCCAAAGTTTGGCAGCAAGGTCATTGAGGGGCCGGACGGGCAGATGGTcaggttggttttggtgcCAAAGTTTAGTGAGACGAAAGAGGTGGTCTTGGTTGATACCGAGACGTTGGACGTAAGTTTGGTCAGACTTTCGGCCGCATCGTAA
- a CDS encoding uncharacterized protein (EggNog:ENOG503P796) — protein MSFRFIASHRQGGTNNTPGGRNMPPSSSGAGARITGGSNVSSSSSSSFRNNPPGHSAAAPNLQSIEFARWIFEQQRTVEMGVRNEQSLLSSSSPPVIVISDDEEGGGGGGGRRSSRSIRSVRRSGMAVKRRIDLVDGADGDTIVARPPGVGVNRGSEIIDLTSPSPPPLPRAPKRQRTTTTRYQDQNEPEEETGDDLRWEIHALLGERYSHPRRPQPRPQPRPPAPVVEPSPAPSPEPQKPKHLQTLPLEILTKIYRHLLVSPKPIPVKDLFQEVIRAPPRRTRTRNPPTPRRAVLAMGEEPEREFSIEIGILLVNKQSFAQGIQILYGENTFSYLLRDPSAARTGGAARSRRDGQRNRIDWSRYGSLVRQVEIEMERNRTGGEYANLLRRALEKLRGLRLRELVLRLSPLYEREGEGRHLSVVSLFGRNAPVMRALRGVEVDFLRVGVNVNSHLIDGEEEDETEGEEEEGEEEDAVRPRRWALEMGIDLRWVGREMERLRREGVVGEGWENDEIIKQARVERGRRAEENLGRLRRLIEEACEMPENVVKLGMRGGLWKTVEEAERLRQEERKRMEKKFDVDGYDDLDPTRKDVVELRKKVREEEEEEEKEKEEEEKEEEEKEEEEDSNDEEYSDAESEEEEDSDEEDDDDDNTDSDEESDSDDDSYDDDDDDVVVEEEEEDWVEIKDIPLSRRLKSLVISIDKVGGGWKCFRI, from the exons ATGTCGTTTCGATTTATCGCCTCCCACAGGCAGGGaggcaccaacaacactcCGGGCGGGAGAAATatgcccccctcctcctccggggCTGGGGCTAGGATCACGGGCGGCAGCAATGTtagctccagcagcagcagcagctttaGAAACAACCCCCCTGGTCACTCCGCTGCTGCACCGAATCTCCAGAGCATAGAGTTTGCCAGATGGATCTTTGAGCAGCAGCGGActgtggagatgggggtcaGGAATGAGCAGTCGTTgttgtcctcgtcgtcgccgcccGTTATTGTTATTAgcgatgacgaagagggtggcggtggtggtggtggtcggcggTCCAGTCGGTCGATTCGGTCTGTCAGGAGAAGCGGCATGGCTGTCAAACGGCGAATCGACcttgttgatggtgctgATGGCGATACCATCGTTGCCCGCCCCCCCGGCGTTGGTGTCAACAGGGGCTCTGAAATCATCGACCTCACCagcccctctcctccccctctccctcgtgcCCCGAAAAGGCagcgcaccaccaccacccggtATCAGGACCAAAACGAGCCAGAGGAAGAAACGGGTGATGATTTGAGGTGGGAGATTCATGCCCTGCTGGGGGAGCGATATTCCCATCCCCGTCGTCCCCAGCCTcgtccccaaccccgtcccCCTGCTCCGGTGGTTGAaccctctcccgccccgAGTCCCGAACCGCAAAAACCAAagcacctccaaaccctccccctagAAATCCTAACCAAAATCTACCGCCACCTTCTCgtctcccccaaacccatccccGTCAAAGACCTCTTCCAAGAAGTCATCCGCGCCCCCCCCCGCCGCACCCGCACTCGCaatcctcccaccccccgacGCGCCGTACTggcgatgggggaggagcccGAACGGGAGTTCTCAATCGAAATCGGAATCCTCCTAGTTAACAAACAAAGCTTTGCCCAGGGCATACAAATCCTCTACGGGGAGAACACCTTCAGCTATCTCCTCCGCGACCCAAGCGCTGCCCGCACAGGTGGAGCggcaagaagcagaagagaCGGGCAGAGAAACAGGATTGACTGGTCCCGTTACGGGAGCTTGGTAAGACAGGTGGAGATTGAGATGGAGCGGAACCGGACGGGGGGGGAGTATGCTAATCTTTTGAGGCGTGCGCTCGAGAAactgagggggttgaggttgagggagttggtTTTGAGGCTTAGTCCTTTGTatgaaagggagggggaagggaggcATCTGAGTGTGGTGAGTTTGTTTGGACGGAACGCGCCGGTTATGAGGgcgttgaggggggtggaggtggatttTTTGAGGGTGGGGGTTAATGTGAACAGTCATTTGattgacggggaggaggaggatgagaccgagggtgaggaagaggaaggggaggaggaggatgcggtcAGGCCCAGGCGGTGGGCACTAGAGATGGGGATTGATCTtaggtgggtggggagggagatggagaggctgagacgggagggggtggtgggggaggggtgggaaaATGATGAGATCATCAAAcaggcgagggtggagagggggaggagggcggaggagaatttggggaggctgaggaggttgattgAGGAGGCTTGTGAGATGCCTGAGAATGTGGTCAAgttggggatgaggggggggttgtggaagacggtggaggaggccgagagaTTAAGacaagaggagaggaagaggatggagaaaaAGTTTGATGTGGATGGGTATGATGATTTGGATCCGACCCGGAaggatgttgttgagttgaggaagaaggttagggaggaggaggaggaggaggagaaagagaaggaggaggaggagaaggaggaggaggagaaggaggaggaggaggatagtaATGATGAGGAGTATAGTGACGCGGAgagtgaggaagaggaggacagtgatgaggaggatgacgatgatgacaacACGGACAGCGATGAAGAGAGCGACAGTGATGACGACAgctatgatgatgatgatgatgatg tggtggtggaggaggaggaggaggactggGTCGAGATCAAGGACATTCCCCTTTCCAGAAGGCTGAAGAGCTTGGTCATCAGCATTGACAAGGTCGGGGGCGGGTGGAAGTGCTTCCGGATCTGA